The DNA sequence AAAAGCTTAATGTAAGACATATTGGCTGCAACGATCATGAGTATGAAAAACAGACTGGAAACCTGAGCGAGAGACGAAACAGATGGAATTATGAGTATCAGGAAGGATACGATCACACCGGCGATAACGGCAGTAATTTTAACCTCGCAATCAAGCATGGCTGATGCAACTCTCGAAATGAGCAGTATCTGCCCGTTTACAACAGACATCGATCCGAGAACGACTGCAAGAATCACTAAGGGTGCCAGAGGTGGAAACAGCATTCTCGCAACCCTCTCGATGGGTGCAGAAGTTGTAGCGATATCTGCACTCGCAATTGCGATGGTTGTGAGCAGGAAGTAGATGGCTGTTGCAATCAGAACGGTAAACACCATCGCCGCCGGCAACATTTTCTCAGGGTTCTTCACTTCCCCGGCAACACTGCCCACAACCTCGAAGCCAGCAAATAATGTGTATATCAAAAAGGAACCTGCAAGAATGGGAGAGAATTCATCAACTGTCGGTAGTGGGATCGAAAATGTACTTTTAAAAATGCCTGCAAGAATCACGGAGAGAAAGGTTAAGACCACGAAGGATGTTAGCAGTTTCTGAGCCTTTGCAACGGACTCGATACCCACAACATTAAGGACTGTGAACAGGAAAATGAGAGCGAGAGATGTCGGCATGCGTGATAGCGGGACTAAAACGCTCAGGTAGTCTGCAAAGCCGAGTGATACGAAAGCTGCCGCAGAAGCTGCTGAGAGACAGAAGCTCCACCCCACAATGAAAGCTACTCCACTACCAAAAGCCCTCTCAACGAAAACGTAAAATCCCCCGGTTTCTGGAAAAGATTGGGCGAGTCTTGCATGGGCAACCACCGTGAACAGAAGGATTAACCCGGTAATCAGAAAGGAAATCGAAGCGAATTTACCCGATGTTTTTACAAGCGGTGCGATAACGGTGAATATCCCCGGCCCGATTGTTGATCCCACGCCAATTGCTATTGCATCCCAGAACCCAAGCACTCTCTTTTCAGTCAATGTAATCTCCTCCAGACATCGTAACACTCACAGTACGGTCGATTTTCAAATATACTCCACAACCACGGTGGCCTGTATTCTCCTAAGGACCACAGGTAGTGTAGCAGAGTATCCTCCTGAATCGTGGCCGGCTCCAGAGATGCTGTGTCAACGCCCACACTGAATGTATACCTAATGGAAGAGATGGCATCGTTGATCGATTCTTTTTCACTTATGAACGGTGGTTTAAGTAGTACGTAAGCTTGCAACTTCTAATTTTTTGCCTCCTAAAATTTCTACCGCTGATCGTATTTTATACTCTGAGATATACTCGGGTCTGGACTCCACAACAACCACTTTTAATTTTTTACAACAACTAAGCTTTTCAAGTATTTTTAATCGTATGTGCTCCGGTAGTTCTCGGTCGTTGAAGAAGGACCCATTGTTATAGAGATTTATAACGGAATATCTGTCCAACCTGTATTTTTTGTAAGTTTTGATAAACGCAGTAAATATTTCCTCGGGTGTTAAAACAACACTAAAACCTTGAGAAAGGTAATGCCCGCACATGTTACATCCAGCGCCCCAAAATGCCCATTCGCACCCTAAGGAGGGGAGATAGACTACCAGCCTTTTAACACAATCTCCATCATAAAATTCTTCTCTTATATCAACTACACACTCCATCTCTCGTTTATTTGTGCTCGATACGCTCGACAACCTACCCGCTCTCAGTCTTCTGAATTCTTGGATTCGTTTCAGCGCTGAAGATACTTGCACACATAACTCACGGCAGAATGGCTTATATATTTTGCTGTGAAACCTCAAGTAACACAATTTAGCAATTCTCTGAACAAAGGTCAGCTTTGTGTATTACTCAATATTCCTGACCTTCCTGAACAGCTCTGAAATTCTCAATTCTTTTTTGAAAAAGACTGCCGGATGATCAGATTTGCGGATTTGAACATTGCCTCTCACCTCCACACTGCTCTGTCCATCTGCAATCAGTATGGCCTCCTCGATGCTGATCTCAATCTTTCTGTTCATACTCACAACAAAGGGCTTCCAGCCGAACCTGAAGGGTGCAATCGGCACGATAATGATGGAATCGAGGTAGGGATCCACAACCGGCCCCCCTGCTGAGAAAGCATAGCCGGTGGAGCCGATCTGAGTTGCAACAATCATACCATCACACCTCAGCCTGTCAACCTCAACTCCATCAAGACGGATTTTGACATCCATCATCTTACCCGGTTGTCTGCTTAATATCGCAAATTCGTTTAGTGCGAGAGTATCATGGCAGACAAGTCTCGGAAACTCCTCTATTTCAAAATTTTTTACAGCCTCGTGCAGCTTCTCTTCAAAGTTGTCGGGTGTTGAATGTGTCAGCAGTCCAATTTTACCCGTGTTTATTCCGAAAATTGGAGGACAGTTCTTAATTTTCTGAAGAATTCTTAGAATTGTTCCGTCTCCACCAATGCTGACGATGAAGTCGTAACTTTCCAGCTCCTTTGAAGGTGAGCTGAATGATTTAAAGGAGATATCCATTTCTTCAATAGCCTTCTCCACCCTGCTGAGAATCCCATCAGTCTTGTAAACAATTGCAGCCCTCATCTTATCAGCTCCAGAAGCTTGGGGTGAAGCTTCTCGTTTGCTGCCACGATCTTAAGTCGTTCCTGCATATCAAATTTTTTATCTCCGAGGTCTTTTCCGGTATCGTCAGTAACCTTTGCCCCAGCTCTCTCCGCTATGAAGATTCCTGCTGCGGCATCATATATTCTCAGCATTCCGTTCTGCCTGATATCTATAAAGCAGTCAAAAGATCCTTCGGCGAAAAAGCAGAGTTCTGTGGCAGCACTCCCGAAAATTCTCATTCTTCTGAAGGGATACCTTTTATCCGGATAGTAGATTATTGCATTGCAGTAAAGGGAATTCTCGTCGCTTACAGCGATCTTTTCTCCGTTCCTGTAAGCTCCGCTAAAATCTGCGTAATATTCATCTCCCGTTGCCAGGTTGAAAACGTATCCGAAGAACGCATCTTTAAGTCTGTCTGATCTGGAAAAGCACAGGCTGATCGAATAGATCGGTACCCCCCTAGTGGCATTGAAGGTGCCATCAAGAGGGTCAAGGGCGACGAAGATGCTTCCGCTTCCGATCACTCCTGACTCTTCTGTTACCACCGTTACGTCCTCTTCTTTGAGAATCTCAATGGCTATTTCCTCAGCGACTCTGTCAGCAGCCTTTGTTGGTGTGCCATCTTTACCCATTCCAACGGTTTTCCTTCTTTCGTTCAGCGGGAGAGATCTCAGGGCATCCCTCACTCTCCCTGCAATATCTCTTGAAATTTTCAGCGCCCAATCTTCATCCATAAGGCCAGTAATTTTCAGGGCAAGAAATAGTTTACTGAATAGTAGGCAACTGCGGCTGTTATTGGAACCGTGATATTGTCCTGAAGATAGTGCCCTCTGACCCTCTCTATCCTCTCAACCATGGCTCCGGCAGAACATGCTACCAGGGAGGGGAAAGGCTTCAGTAAGAGTAAAGAGACGAGAAATGGCAATAGAAACATTACGATCGTTGCTGAGAGTCTGGAGTGGGGGAAATTGAGCCTCTTAATTATCCCACCAACCCCATCTCCCAGAATTGAAACAAGGATGGAAGCAAAACAGGCATCCACCGGAAAGAACAGAGTAACGAAAAATGCCGCAATACCAAAATATATGTATGCTCCAATTTTGTTTCTTTCGTATTCCCTGGCGATTGCTCCAAGAAGTCCGTATTTAAGCCTTAAAACTTCAAATACGGCAGAAAAAGTTAGTGCAGCAAAAATTCCGAGCAATACGACCTCTCTGCCAAGGTAAATGTATGCAGGTATATAGATAAGACCGGTAAAATGAATTGATTTACGGGCAATCTCTTTTTTAATCTCACTCAACTGAAATCCTCTCAAGCTGACTCGTGAGGTTCCATATCATTGTTCTAACGTGCATCGGCAGGTTCGGATCTGCCGATATGTCTTCCAGAATCGAGATTGCTGTTGCCGCTTCAAGGGAAACTTCATCCGTAGCGGTCAGTTTCTCTCTAATCTCGCTTGCCACTTTCCTAACATTTCTCGGCACGGTTTCATCATGGATGATTCTATCAAGCGTTTCCAGAACCTCTCCAAGCTCCTTCTTCGCCATGCTCACCACCTCGCAGAACTGGAAAGTTTTAATAGCTCGGACACGAAGTGATATCGTGAGTGATAAAAAAATTTCGGAAAAGGGCATTTCGGATGCAGCAGAATTGCTTTATAAA is a window from the Archaeoglobus neptunius genome containing:
- a CDS encoding APC family permease — its product is MTEKRVLGFWDAIAIGVGSTIGPGIFTVIAPLVKTSGKFASISFLITGLILLFTVVAHARLAQSFPETGGFYVFVERAFGSGVAFIVGWSFCLSAASAAAFVSLGFADYLSVLVPLSRMPTSLALIFLFTVLNVVGIESVAKAQKLLTSFVVLTFLSVILAGIFKSTFSIPLPTVDEFSPILAGSFLIYTLFAGFEVVGSVAGEVKNPEKMLPAAMVFTVLIATAIYFLLTTIAIASADIATTSAPIERVARMLFPPLAPLVILAVVLGSMSVVNGQILLISRVASAMLDCEVKITAVIAGVIVSFLILIIPSVSSLAQVSSLFFILMIVAANMSYIKLFRDPALLPFLLLPIMFAAWADPSTLLLSIAWLVSGAVIYILRRVKVLIVH
- a CDS encoding UPF0147 family protein, which encodes MAKKELGEVLETLDRIIHDETVPRNVRKVASEIREKLTATDEVSLEAATAISILEDISADPNLPMHVRTMIWNLTSQLERISVE
- a CDS encoding NAD(+)/NADH kinase; its protein translation is MRAAIVYKTDGILSRVEKAIEEMDISFKSFSSPSKELESYDFIVSIGGDGTILRILQKIKNCPPIFGINTGKIGLLTHSTPDNFEEKLHEAVKNFEIEEFPRLVCHDTLALNEFAILSRQPGKMMDVKIRLDGVEVDRLRCDGMIVATQIGSTGYAFSAGGPVVDPYLDSIIIVPIAPFRFGWKPFVVSMNRKIEISIEEAILIADGQSSVEVRGNVQIRKSDHPAVFFKKELRISELFRKVRNIE
- a CDS encoding diacylglycerol/polyprenol kinase family protein, translating into MSEIKKEIARKSIHFTGLIYIPAYIYLGREVVLLGIFAALTFSAVFEVLRLKYGLLGAIAREYERNKIGAYIYFGIAAFFVTLFFPVDACFASILVSILGDGVGGIIKRLNFPHSRLSATIVMFLLPFLVSLLLLKPFPSLVACSAGAMVERIERVRGHYLQDNITVPITAAVAYYSVNYFLP
- a CDS encoding inositol monophosphatase family protein, which codes for MDEDWALKISRDIAGRVRDALRSLPLNERRKTVGMGKDGTPTKAADRVAEEIAIEILKEEDVTVVTEESGVIGSGSIFVALDPLDGTFNATRGVPIYSISLCFSRSDRLKDAFFGYVFNLATGDEYYADFSGAYRNGEKIAVSDENSLYCNAIIYYPDKRYPFRRMRIFGSAATELCFFAEGSFDCFIDIRQNGMLRIYDAAAGIFIAERAGAKVTDDTGKDLGDKKFDMQERLKIVAANEKLHPKLLELIR